CGCCCATCTGAATTCACCGGGCAGCAGTTTCTTGTTTATCGCACTTGATGTCACGGTTTGATTTCTGCTCCGAGATAGCTGTTCAAACGCCCTATGCGCTGGCCGAAATATCAATGCTCGTTCCCCTTGGCCATTCCGATCGGGTAGACTTGTCAGCAGCGATGTGATGCAGACTGTGGTCGTGTGTACCACGCGAACCATGCCGTGCACGCGAAGGTCGGGAGTCGTGTTTTATTGAAGTGGTCAGTCCACCGCCCGTCCTCGGTGACGGCTACCGTTCTGCGAGTAAGAGTTGCATTTGAAAGTTCAAGTTCGAAACGCTGAATTGGCCGACGCCCAAGACATCTTTGATTTGCGTTGCGACCCTCGTCTGCGTGGAATGCAATATCCTCCATCTTTCTTTGAGTCTCCTGCTTCAATCTTCGCGCTCGTTGATCAGGAAGACATAATTCCGGATTGCGGAAGCAAGATTTCAATTATTGTCGTTGATGGAAAATTCGGTGGGAACATTACTGAGTTTTTCTGGCTCAAATCGAATGGGATACGAGAAGTCAGTTTGGCTTGGAACCTCTTGCCCAGCCTATGGGGAAAGGGGATAATGGTGAAATCGATGTCGTCAATTCTCGATGCGCGATTTGCCGCGAGTACGGATTTGCAATTTGTTGCGTTCAGCTTTCGTACGAATCATCGTAGCATTCGGGTGATCGAAAAGCTGGGGTTCAAAATAGAGACAACAACCTTTTGGGAGCGGGCATCGCATTTCATCCATGGCAGGCGACGGGTTGTGAAGTTCCGTCTGAAATTGAATGACTGGAATACCGATGTCGATCGATGTCGCAGAACAATGACATGAACCGAAGTGACGGAGTCGGGGTTTTTGAAGTGGTTAGTTGTCCGCCGTCACTCGGTTATGTCTGCCGTTCATCGTACGAATGTCATCTTACTTTCATCTTCCGCTTCACATCGATTGGAACGTCGAGTTTGTACTCGGTGAACTGACCCGTCGGCAAATTGATGCTGCGTTGGCGGGTTCGGAGATTCACATCACGTTGTCATCTGAACGTTGCCAAGCTTGGCGAGAAAAGCATCAGTCGAAGCTTGATCGGCGTATCGCCAAGGGGCTTCCCCGTCGCCCACAACTAGCAATTCGACATTTCCCCAATCGATTCCTGCGCAACATTGAACTTGATCGCGACGTTTTCGGCGCGCCGTGGTCAGAAGAGCACGTCATCCTCACACAAGCATCGATATTGGATCTCGGGGCTACGCTGCTCGACTCTTTGGACACTGAACTCGACATTGCGTTGTCGCACTCCAAACGGCCTGCCGAGATCTCAGAATTTCGCAAACGCATTGAGTCGCTCATCGCGGAG
This genomic window from Stieleria sp. JC731 contains:
- a CDS encoding GNAT family N-acetyltransferase, whose translation is MKVQVRNAELADAQDIFDLRCDPRLRGMQYPPSFFESPASIFALVDQEDIIPDCGSKISIIVVDGKFGGNITEFFWLKSNGIREVSLAWNLLPSLWGKGIMVKSMSSILDARFAASTDLQFVAFSFRTNHRSIRVIEKLGFKIETTTFWERASHFIHGRRRVVKFRLKLNDWNTDVDRCRRTMT
- a CDS encoding UvrB/UvrC motif-containing protein — its product is MSSYFHLPLHIDWNVEFVLGELTRRQIDAALAGSEIHITLSSERCQAWREKHQSKLDRRIAKGLPRRPQLAIRHFPNRFLRNIELDRDVFGAPWSEEHVILTQASILDLGATLLDSLDTELDIALSHSKRPAEISEFRKRIESLIAEKEQHIEALDFEPAAAARDREMEVRDELETFLLHGAE